Part of the Flavobacteriales bacterium genome is shown below.
CCATCAAAGGCCTCATCCAAGGCCCGAAATACCGAGGGGATTTCGAATCCAATCGAAGCAAATACGAGAAGTTCCAGTACATACGTATGGTGGCGCGTTAAGACATTGCATGATATGAATCAAAACCCCTTCGATCGAAGGGGTTTTTTCATTTCTACATGCTGGGTAATGCTACCTTCGTCAGCCCATCCCTATCAAATTGCATTATGGCTTTAGCACTGGAAAGACCCCTAGCATTCTTCGACCTCGAAACCACAGGCACCGATGTAGCCAAGGATAGGATCGTGGAGATCTGCATCATCAAGCTACATCCCGATGGCCAGAAGGACACCTATCTGGAACGACTCAATCCTACCATTCCGATCCCTCCTACTTCAACGGCCATTCACGGCATCTCTGATGATGACGTGCGGCATTGTCCGAGTTTCGAATACAAGGCAGAAGAAATCTATGCCTTCTTGGCTGACTGTGATCTGGCAGGGTATAACAGTAATCGCTTCGATATCCCCCTACTGATCGAGGAATTCCTGAGAGTAGGTGATCACTATGACCTGTCAGACAGGAAATTTGTAGATGTGCAGAATATCTTCCACCGTATGGAACAACGCACACTGGTCGCTGCCTACAAATTCTATTGTCAGAAGGATCTGGTAGATGCGCATAGCGCTGAAGCGGATGTCATTGCGACTTTAGAAGTGCTGCAAGCGCAGATCGAGCGATACGAGGAACTGGAGAACGATGTGGACTTCTTGGCCGAATTCTCCAAAGGAAACCGGAACTCGGTGGATTTTGCAGGGCGTATCGGAATGGATGAGGACGGACAG
Proteins encoded:
- a CDS encoding 3'-5' exonuclease, yielding MALALERPLAFFDLETTGTDVAKDRIVEICIIKLHPDGQKDTYLERLNPTIPIPPTSTAIHGISDDDVRHCPSFEYKAEEIYAFLADCDLAGYNSNRFDIPLLIEEFLRVGDHYDLSDRKFVDVQNIFHRMEQRTLVAAYKFYCQKDLVDAHSAEADVIATLEVLQAQIERYEELENDVDFLAEFSKGNRNSVDFAGRIGMDEDGQEIFNFGKHKGKKVVDVFNQEPSYYHWMMNAEFPMYTKKVISRIYSSMKQSI